The following proteins come from a genomic window of Maylandia zebra isolate NMK-2024a linkage group LG22, Mzebra_GT3a, whole genome shotgun sequence:
- the hibadha gene encoding 3-hydroxyisobutyrate dehydrogenase a: MASLFRGSRYIWLRWSKHVNVAFVSTRSMASKTPVGFIGLGNMGSPMAKNLLKNGYPVIATDVFPQSCKELQDTGAQVVDSPADVAEKADRIITMLPSSPNVIEVYTGPNGILKKVKKGTLLIDSSTIDPAVSREMAVAAEKKGAVFMDAPVSGGVGAASMAKLTFMVGGVVEEYNAAKELLTCMGANVIYCGQVGTGQAAKICNNMLLAIGMIGTAETMNLGIRLGLDPKLLAKILNMSSGRCWSSDTYNPVPGVMEGVPSANNYQGGFGTTLMAKDLGLAQNTATNTKTPVPLGSLAHQIYRVMCSRGYANKDFSSVFQFLREEDGQ, encoded by the exons ATGGCTTCGCTGTTCAGAGGGTCTCGATATATATGGTTAAGGTGGAGTAAGCATGTCAACGTTGCCTTCG TATCAACACGATCAATGGCCTCAAAGACACCAGTGGGATTTATTGGTCTGGGAAACATGGGCAGTCCCATGGCTAAAAACCTGTTAAAAAATGGGTATCCTGTCATTGCTACCGATGTCTTTCCTCAGTCTTGCAAGGAGCTGCAGGACACTGGTGCACAG GTAGTGGACTCCCCAGCAGACGTTGCAGAGAAAGCAGACCGCATCATCACCATGCTCCCCTCTAGTCCCAATGTCATAGAAGTATACACAGGCCCAAATGGCATCCTCAA GAAGGTAAAGAAGGGGACCTTGTTAATTGACTCCTCCACGATTGATCCTGCTGTATCTAGAGAAATGGCAGTTGCTGCAGAGAAGAAGGGTGCTGTGTTCATGGATGCCCCAGTGTCAGGAG GTGTTGGAGCTGCCAGCATGGCCAAACTCACCTTCATGGTAGGCGGAGTGGTCGAGGAATACAACGCAGCAAAGGAGTTGCTCACCTGCATGGGAGCAAATGTTATTTACTGCGGACAGGTCGGCACTGGACAG GCAGCTAAAATCTGCAACAATATGCTGCTGGCGATTGGGATGATTGGGACCGCGGAGACCATGAACCTTGGTATCAG aCTGGGTTTGGATCCCAAGCTGTTGGCAAAAATCCTAAATATGTCCTCAGGTCGTTGCTGGTCCAGCGACACGTACAACCCTGTCCCTGGAGTAATGGAGGGAGTTCCCTCTGCCAACAACTACCAGGGCGGCTTTGGAACCACACTAATGGCAAAG GATCTTGGTTTGGCGCAAAACACTGCCACCAACACCAAGACACCTGTCCCTctgggttccctcgctcaccagATCTACCGAGTCATGTGCTCTCGCGGCTACGCTAATAAGGATTTCTCATCCGTGTTCCAGTTTCTGCGTGAGGAGGACGGACAATGA